The following proteins come from a genomic window of Microtus ochrogaster isolate Prairie Vole_2 chromosome 7, MicOch1.0, whole genome shotgun sequence:
- the Fam222b gene encoding protein FAM222B isoform X2: protein MNPPVAPYATVAPSTLAHPQAQALARQQALQHAQTLAHAPPQTLQHPQGIPPPQALSHPQSLQQPQGLGHPQPIAQTQGLVHPQALTHQGLQHPPNPLLHGGRKMPDSDAPPNVTVSTSTIPLSMAATLQHSQPPDLSSIVHQINQFCQTRAGISTTSVCEGQIANPSPISRSLLINASTRVSTHSVPTPMPSCVVNPMEHTHAATAALPAAGPVNLPTGISRAPTGYASDLKPVTWNQHQLAHLQQMCSEAGGTPAPGLTGKHTAGRELAGPGFVGKAPAYPQELCLAQSFHLKPSLEKPTPSPPVNGLPAPLAYPNGHYFQPLWNNILPTPNSDSSGSQDLAMPFHAGQPTGAPLDCAAAPGAHYRAGTGGGPVASQNSLMQTVDYLSGDFQQACFREQSLAMLSKAHRAPGTRAPDPTDSRSLHIQHPGYR, encoded by the coding sequence ATGAACCCCCCAGTGGCACCCTATGCTACTGTGGCACCCAGCACTTTAGCCCACCCCCAGGCCCAGGCTCTGGCCCGCCAGCAGGCCCTGCAGCATGCACAGACCCTGGCCCATGCCCCTCCCCAGACACTGCAACACCCTCAGGGTATACCACCACCACAGGCACTGTCTCACCCTCAGAGCCTCCAGCAGCCTCAGGGCCTGGGCCACCCTCAGCCAATAGCCCAAACCCAGGGCTTGGTCCACCCACAGGCCCTGACTCACCAGGGTCTCCAGCATCCCCCTAATCCCTTGCTGCATGGAGGCCGGAAGATGCCAGACTCAGATGCCCCCCCAAATGTGACCGTGTCTACCTCAACTATCCCCCTTTCAATGGCGGCCACCCTGCAACACAGCCAGCCCCCGGACCTGAGCAGCATCGTGCACCAGATCAACCAGTTTTGCCAGACGAGGGCAGGCATCAGCACTACCTCAGTGTGTGAGGGCCAGATCGCCAACCCCAGCCCCATTAGTCGCAGTCTGCTCATCAATGCAAGCACCCGGGTGTCGACCCACAGCGTCCCCACACCAATGCCTTCATGTGTGGTCAATCCCATGGAGCACACCCACGCGGCCACAGCCGCGCTGCCTGCTGCAGGTCCTGTCAACCTGCCCACAGGCATCTCTCGAGCCCCTACTGGCTACGCTAGCGACCTCAAGCCAGTTACCTGGAACCAGCACCAGCTGGCCCACCTACAGCAAATGTGCAGCGAGGCTGGTGGGACACCAGCCCCTGGCCTGACAGGCAAACATACAGCAGGACGCGAGTTGGCAGGGCCCGGTTTTGTGGGCAAGGCCCCTGCCTACCCGCAGGAACTCTGCCTGGCGCAGTCCTTCCATCTGAAGCCTTCCCTGGAGAAGCCGACCCCATCCCCACCTGTCAACGGCCTACCGGCCCCACTGGCCTATCCCAATGGTCACTACTTCCAACCCCTGTGGAATAACATCCTACCAACTCCCAATAGCGACAGCTCGGGGTCTCAGGACCTCGCCATGCCGTTCCATGCTGGGCAGCCCACAGGTGCACCCCTCGACTGTGCAGCAGCTCCTGGGGCCCACTACCGAGCGGGAACTGGGGGTGGGCCAGTGGCAAGCCAGAACAGCTTGATGCAAACGGTGGATTACCTGAGTGGGGATTTCCAGCAGGCCTGCTTCCGAGAACAGAGCCTGGCCATGTTGAGCAAGGCCCACCGAGCCCCTGGCACCCGAGCCCCCGATCCCACAGATAGTCGAAGTCTTCATATTCAGCACCCAGGGTATAGATAG
- the Fam222b gene encoding protein FAM222B isoform X1 encodes MLACLPGPGDLPFQLLSHTQMNTGLQKWDTTQKMRTAHYPTPAELDAYAKKVANNPLTIKIFPNSVKVPQRKHVRRTVNGLDTSAQRYSPYPTQAATKAGLLAIVKVPAKSILKDFDGTRARFLPEAIMNPPVAPYATVAPSTLAHPQAQALARQQALQHAQTLAHAPPQTLQHPQGIPPPQALSHPQSLQQPQGLGHPQPIAQTQGLVHPQALTHQGLQHPPNPLLHGGRKMPDSDAPPNVTVSTSTIPLSMAATLQHSQPPDLSSIVHQINQFCQTRAGISTTSVCEGQIANPSPISRSLLINASTRVSTHSVPTPMPSCVVNPMEHTHAATAALPAAGPVNLPTGISRAPTGYASDLKPVTWNQHQLAHLQQMCSEAGGTPAPGLTGKHTAGRELAGPGFVGKAPAYPQELCLAQSFHLKPSLEKPTPSPPVNGLPAPLAYPNGHYFQPLWNNILPTPNSDSSGSQDLAMPFHAGQPTGAPLDCAAAPGAHYRAGTGGGPVASQNSLMQTVDYLSGDFQQACFREQSLAMLSKAHRAPGTRAPDPTDSRSLHIQHPGYR; translated from the coding sequence gGGACActacacagaaaatgagaactgCTCACTATCCTACCCCAGCCGAATTGGACGCGTATGCTAAGAAGGTCGCAAACAACCCACTGACTATAAAAATCTTCCCCAACAGTGTGAAGGTTCCTCAGCGGAAACACGTTCGTCGTACTGTGAACGGCCTCGACACATCAGCCCAGCGCTACAGCCCCTACCCGACTCAGGCTGCCACCAAGGCAGGCCTGCTTGCCATTGTCAAAGTGCCAGCCAAAAGCATACTCAAGGACTTTGACGGCACCCGAGCCCGGTTCCTCCCTGAGGCCATCATGAACCCCCCAGTGGCACCCTATGCTACTGTGGCACCCAGCACTTTAGCCCACCCCCAGGCCCAGGCTCTGGCCCGCCAGCAGGCCCTGCAGCATGCACAGACCCTGGCCCATGCCCCTCCCCAGACACTGCAACACCCTCAGGGTATACCACCACCACAGGCACTGTCTCACCCTCAGAGCCTCCAGCAGCCTCAGGGCCTGGGCCACCCTCAGCCAATAGCCCAAACCCAGGGCTTGGTCCACCCACAGGCCCTGACTCACCAGGGTCTCCAGCATCCCCCTAATCCCTTGCTGCATGGAGGCCGGAAGATGCCAGACTCAGATGCCCCCCCAAATGTGACCGTGTCTACCTCAACTATCCCCCTTTCAATGGCGGCCACCCTGCAACACAGCCAGCCCCCGGACCTGAGCAGCATCGTGCACCAGATCAACCAGTTTTGCCAGACGAGGGCAGGCATCAGCACTACCTCAGTGTGTGAGGGCCAGATCGCCAACCCCAGCCCCATTAGTCGCAGTCTGCTCATCAATGCAAGCACCCGGGTGTCGACCCACAGCGTCCCCACACCAATGCCTTCATGTGTGGTCAATCCCATGGAGCACACCCACGCGGCCACAGCCGCGCTGCCTGCTGCAGGTCCTGTCAACCTGCCCACAGGCATCTCTCGAGCCCCTACTGGCTACGCTAGCGACCTCAAGCCAGTTACCTGGAACCAGCACCAGCTGGCCCACCTACAGCAAATGTGCAGCGAGGCTGGTGGGACACCAGCCCCTGGCCTGACAGGCAAACATACAGCAGGACGCGAGTTGGCAGGGCCCGGTTTTGTGGGCAAGGCCCCTGCCTACCCGCAGGAACTCTGCCTGGCGCAGTCCTTCCATCTGAAGCCTTCCCTGGAGAAGCCGACCCCATCCCCACCTGTCAACGGCCTACCGGCCCCACTGGCCTATCCCAATGGTCACTACTTCCAACCCCTGTGGAATAACATCCTACCAACTCCCAATAGCGACAGCTCGGGGTCTCAGGACCTCGCCATGCCGTTCCATGCTGGGCAGCCCACAGGTGCACCCCTCGACTGTGCAGCAGCTCCTGGGGCCCACTACCGAGCGGGAACTGGGGGTGGGCCAGTGGCAAGCCAGAACAGCTTGATGCAAACGGTGGATTACCTGAGTGGGGATTTCCAGCAGGCCTGCTTCCGAGAACAGAGCCTGGCCATGTTGAGCAAGGCCCACCGAGCCCCTGGCACCCGAGCCCCCGATCCCACAGATAGTCGAAGTCTTCATATTCAGCACCCAGGGTATAGATAG
- the Traf4 gene encoding TNF receptor-associated factor 4: MPGFDYKFLEKPKRRLLCPLCGKPMREPVQVSTCGHRFCDTCLQEFLSEGVFKCPEDQLPLDYAKIYPDPELEVQVLGLPIRCIHSEEGCRWSGPLRHLQGHLNTCSFNVVPCPNRCPAKLSRRDLPAHLQHDCPKRRLKCEFCGCDFSGEAYESHEGMCPQESVYCENKCGARMMRRLLAQHATSECPKRTQPCAYCTKEFVFDTIQSHQYQCPRLPVPCPNQCGVGTVAREDLPSHLKDSCSTALVLCPFKESGCKHRCPKLAMARHVEESVKPHLAMMCALVSRQRQELQELRRELEELSIGSDGVLIWKIGSYGRRLQEAKAKPNLECFSPAFYTHKYGYKLQVSAFLNGNGSGEGTHLSIYIRVLPGAFDNLLEWPFARRVTFSLLDQSDPGLAKPQHVTETFHPDPNWKNFQKPGTWRGSLDESSLGFGYPKFISHQDIRKRNYVRDDAVFIRASVELPRKILS, from the exons ATGCCCGGCTTCGACTACAAGTTCCTGGAGAAGCCCAAGCGGCGGCTGCTGTGCCCACTGTGCGGGAAGCCCATGCGCGAGCCTGTGCAGGTGTCTACTTGCGGCCACCGCTTCTGCGACACCTGCCTGCAGGAGTTCCTCAG TGAAGGAGTCTTCAAATGCCCTGAGGACCAGCTTCCTCTGGACTATGCCAAG ATCTACCCAGACCCAGAGCTGGAGGTCCAAGTGTTAGGTTTGCCTATCCGCTGCATCCATAGTGAGGAGGGCTGCCGCTGGAGCGGGCCGCTTCGCCACCTCCAG GGCCACTTGAACACTTGCAGCTTCAATGTAGTCCCCTGCCCCAATCGCTGCCCAGCCAAGCTGAGCCGGCGTGATCTGCCTGCCCACTTGCAGCACGACTGCCCTAAGCGCCGCCTCAAGTGTGAATTCTGTGGCTGTGACTTCAGTGGGGAGGCCTACGAG AGTCACGAGGGCATGTGCCCCCAGGAGAGTGTATACTGTGAGAACAAGTGTGGTGCCCGCATGATGAGGCGACTGTTGGCCCAGCATGCCACTTCTGAGTGCCCCAAGCGCACCCAGCCTTGTGCCTACTGTACCAAGGAGTTTGTTTTTGACACCATTCAG AGCCATCAGTACCAGTGTCCACGGTTGCCTGTTCCTTGCCCGAACCAGTGTGGCGTGGGCACCGTGGCTCGGGAGGACCTGCCCAGCCACCTGAAGGATAGCTGCAGCACTGCATTGGTGCTCTGCCCTTTCAAGGAGTCCGGCTGTAAGCACAGG TGCCCTAAACTGGCAATGGCACGTCACGTGGAGGAGAGTGTAAAGCCGCATCTGGCTATGATGTGTGCCCTGGTGAGCCGGCAGCGGCAAGAGCTGCAGGAGCTGCGGAGAGAGCTGGAGGAGCTATCCATAGGCAGTGATGGCGTGCTCATCTGGAAGATCGGCAGCTATGGGCGCCGTCTCCAAGAGGCCAAGGCCAAGCCTAACCTGGAGTGCTTCAGCCCGGCCTTTTACACACATAAGTACGGTTACAAGCTGCAGGTGTCTGCATTCCTCAATGGCAACGGCAGCGGAGAGGGCACGCATCTCTCCATCTATATTCGTGTGTTACCAGGCGCCTTTGACAATCTCCTTGAGTGGCCCTTTGCCCGTCGGGTCACCTTCTCCCTGTTGGATCAGAGTGACCCAGGCCTGGCCAAGCCACAGCATGTCACTGAGACCTTCCACCCTGATCCAAACTGGAAGAACTTCCAAAAGCCCGGCACTTGGCGAGGCTCCCTGGATGAGAGTTCTCTGGGCTTTGGCTACCCTAAATTCATCTCTCACCAGGACATCCGAAAGCGAAATTATGTGCGGGATGATGCAGTCTTCATCCGTGCCTCTGTCGAACTGCCCCGGAAGATCCTCAGCTGA